One region of Pueribacillus theae genomic DNA includes:
- the hemL gene encoding glutamate-1-semialdehyde 2,1-aminomutase, protein MKTYERSKQAFEKALKLMPGGVNSPVRAFKSVHMNPVYMEKGKGSKVYDIDGNEYIDYVLSWGPLILGHADEQVIAAIQETAVKGTSFGAPHELETKLAELVISRVPSVEVVRMVNSGTEATMSALRLARGYTGRNKIIKFEGCYHGHGDSLLIKAGSGVATLGLPDSPGVPEGVAKNTITVPYNDLESVRYAFEQFGEDIAGVIVEPVAGNMGVVPPQKGFLEGLREVTEEYGSLLIFDEVMTGFRVDYHCAQGYFGISPDLTCLGKVIGGGLPVGAYGGKREVMEQIAPSGPIYQAGTLSGNPLAMAAGYATLSQLTPETYTEFRRKADLLEKGLKQVAEKYDVPHTINRAGSMIGLFFTNEDVINYEAAKSSNLDFFASYFKTMLEEGVSLPPSQFEGLFLSTAHSNEDIEKTIAAADTAFKKLKK, encoded by the coding sequence GTGAAAACGTATGAACGTTCAAAACAAGCGTTTGAAAAAGCGCTCAAATTAATGCCGGGTGGTGTCAACAGCCCTGTTCGTGCTTTTAAGTCTGTCCATATGAATCCTGTTTACATGGAAAAGGGCAAGGGTTCCAAAGTGTATGACATTGACGGGAATGAGTACATTGATTATGTGCTTTCATGGGGACCTCTCATTTTAGGCCATGCTGACGAACAAGTTATTGCCGCCATTCAAGAAACAGCAGTAAAAGGGACAAGTTTCGGTGCGCCGCACGAGCTTGAAACGAAGCTTGCCGAGCTTGTAATTTCTCGCGTTCCGTCTGTCGAAGTTGTTCGGATGGTAAACTCCGGCACTGAAGCAACAATGAGTGCATTAAGACTGGCAAGGGGCTATACAGGCCGAAATAAAATCATAAAATTTGAAGGCTGCTATCACGGCCACGGTGATTCTTTATTAATTAAGGCCGGTTCCGGAGTAGCCACACTTGGCCTTCCTGATAGCCCTGGCGTGCCAGAAGGTGTTGCTAAAAACACGATTACCGTTCCATACAATGACCTGGAAAGCGTCCGTTACGCATTTGAACAGTTCGGCGAAGACATTGCCGGTGTGATTGTAGAACCTGTCGCTGGAAACATGGGCGTTGTCCCTCCGCAGAAGGGCTTTTTGGAAGGATTAAGAGAAGTAACAGAAGAATACGGAAGCCTTCTTATTTTTGATGAAGTAATGACAGGATTTCGTGTCGATTATCATTGTGCGCAAGGTTATTTCGGCATTAGCCCTGATTTGACATGTTTAGGAAAAGTCATCGGAGGCGGGCTCCCAGTCGGCGCTTACGGTGGAAAAAGAGAAGTGATGGAGCAAATCGCGCCGAGCGGGCCAATCTATCAGGCGGGAACCCTTTCAGGAAATCCCCTTGCAATGGCTGCCGGCTATGCAACGCTTTCACAGCTTACACCCGAAACCTATACTGAATTTCGAAGAAAAGCGGATCTGCTCGAGAAGGGTTTAAAACAAGTGGCTGAAAAATACGATGTGCCACATACGATTAATCGTGCGGGTTCGATGATTGGTTTATTTTTCACAAATGAAGATGTCATAAACTATGAAGCTGCAAAATCATCCAACCTTGATTTCTTTGCGTCTTATTTTAAAACGATGTTGGAAGAAGGCGTCTCCCTTCCTCCTTCTCAGTTTGAAGGATTGTTTCTATCAACTGCCCATAGTAATGAAGATATTGAAAAAACAATCGCTGCAGCAGACACGGCATTTAAAAAATTAAAAAAATAA
- the hemB gene encoding porphobilinogen synthase, producing MNSLQFDRHRRLRQSDSMRKLVRETRLHKEDLIYPIFVVEGEKVKEEVSSMPGVYHLSLDNLKAEIEEVSSLGIQSVIMFGVPNHKDDVGSEAYADNGIVQRAIAQIKETHPHLTVIADTCLCQYTDHGHCGVIKDGMVENDESLKLLAETAVSQAKAGADIIAPSNMMDGFVAAIRQRLDEEGFEQIPIMSYSVKYASAFYGPFRDAAGSAPQFGDRKTYQMDPANRLEALREAESDIAEGADFLMVKPAMSFMDIIRELKDRFPYPIVAYNVSGEYSMIKAAVQNGWFDEKEIVLEMLTGLKRAGADLIMTYHSKDVARWLDEK from the coding sequence ATGAACAGCTTACAATTTGACCGGCATCGCCGTCTGCGACAAAGTGACAGCATGAGAAAACTCGTCCGCGAAACAAGATTACATAAAGAAGATTTAATCTATCCCATCTTTGTTGTTGAAGGTGAAAAGGTTAAAGAAGAGGTCTCTTCGATGCCTGGAGTTTACCATCTTTCACTCGATAATCTTAAAGCAGAGATTGAAGAAGTATCTAGTCTTGGCATTCAGTCAGTTATTATGTTCGGTGTTCCAAACCATAAAGATGATGTCGGTTCTGAAGCATACGCCGACAACGGAATCGTTCAGCGGGCCATTGCTCAAATTAAAGAAACCCATCCACATTTAACTGTTATTGCAGATACATGCCTTTGCCAGTATACCGATCACGGTCACTGCGGCGTGATAAAAGATGGAATGGTTGAGAATGATGAAAGTTTAAAGTTGCTTGCTGAAACCGCTGTTTCACAAGCGAAAGCAGGGGCGGACATCATCGCGCCGTCAAATATGATGGACGGATTTGTTGCAGCGATTAGGCAAAGGCTCGACGAAGAAGGTTTTGAACAGATTCCGATTATGTCCTACTCGGTAAAATATGCTTCTGCTTTTTACGGGCCGTTTCGGGACGCAGCAGGCAGTGCTCCTCAATTTGGTGACAGAAAAACGTACCAAATGGATCCAGCAAACCGTCTTGAAGCACTTCGGGAAGCGGAATCAGATATTGCTGAAGGCGCCGACTTTTTAATGGTGAAGCCTGCGATGTCTTTTATGGATATCATTAGAGAACTAAAAGATCGCTTTCCTTATCCCATTGTTGCCTACAATGTGAGCGGAGAATATTCCATGATCAAAGCCGCCGTCCAAAATGGCTGGTTTGATGAGAAAGAAATTGTTCTTGAAATGCTCACAGGCTTAAAAAGGGCAGGCGCCGATCTTATTATGACGTATCATTCAAAAGACGTTGCTAGATGGTTAGACGAAAAATAA
- a CDS encoding uroporphyrinogen-III synthase, giving the protein MNSKPLEGKRILITRMKSQAKRFAENIRGLGGEPVVIPLISIVPPGNQQPMIEALRRIEQFDWLVLTSQNGVKAFFSVLEKEKIPKEWLTHIKIAVVGTKTKQEVENFGFQAYLIPEQHFTAEALVDALLGKIKKGEHVLMARGNLARDLLPEKLNEHGLHVVDVVAYETKLNQEGQKELIEEINNESLDVITFTSSSTVNHFVELLSKIDWKNKLKSTCLAAIGPITANTMIKYEIPPDVVAKVNTTEGLLEEIIHYFRRKKE; this is encoded by the coding sequence ATGAATTCGAAACCGTTGGAAGGGAAACGCATTTTAATAACGAGAATGAAATCTCAAGCGAAGCGCTTTGCCGAAAACATTCGTGGTTTAGGCGGGGAACCGGTTGTCATTCCGCTTATTTCTATTGTTCCACCGGGAAATCAACAGCCAATGATAGAGGCATTACGGCGCATCGAACAGTTTGACTGGCTTGTTTTAACGAGCCAAAATGGAGTGAAAGCTTTCTTCTCAGTTTTAGAGAAGGAAAAGATTCCGAAGGAGTGGTTGACACATATAAAAATTGCCGTTGTCGGAACGAAAACAAAGCAAGAGGTTGAAAACTTTGGATTTCAGGCCTATTTGATTCCGGAGCAGCATTTTACCGCGGAAGCCTTAGTTGATGCCCTTTTAGGGAAAATCAAAAAAGGCGAGCATGTATTAATGGCAAGAGGAAATTTAGCGAGAGATCTTTTGCCTGAAAAATTAAATGAACATGGTTTGCATGTTGTCGATGTTGTCGCTTACGAAACAAAGCTTAATCAAGAAGGACAAAAAGAACTTATTGAAGAAATAAATAATGAAAGCCTTGATGTCATTACTTTTACAAGCTCCTCAACTGTCAACCATTTCGTTGAACTGCTAAGTAAAATAGATTGGAAAAACAAACTGAAATCGACATGCCTCGCCGCCATTGGCCCGATAACTGCAAATACGATGATCAAATACGAAATTCCCCCCGATGTTGTCGCAAAAGTAAATACAACAGAAGGCTTGCTTGAAGAAATCATACATTATTTTAGGAGGAAAAAAGAATGA